The Marinobacter halotolerans genome includes a window with the following:
- a CDS encoding maleate cis-trans isomerase family protein: MSQTPPPASLGFLYPGHAAEDDYPLMGGMIDPPARVTLIHTSFVEDAHTVEALSEMGSVERLCSGAKSLVGSDIESVMWTSTSASFVLGLDGISEQIETLEKILGVPASTTAMAFARAVKTINAKKVAIAATYPEDVASRFRQFLSHFGIEVVHLSGQGIVTAAEVGTLKKEDVIELALANNRDDADALLIPDTALHSAAWLTDLEQTIGKPVLTANQVSFWEALRLCGKLTPQRGLGHLFEA; the protein is encoded by the coding sequence ATGAGCCAGACACCACCGCCAGCCAGCCTTGGATTTCTCTATCCCGGCCATGCTGCCGAGGACGACTACCCGCTGATGGGCGGCATGATTGATCCGCCCGCCCGGGTAACTCTGATTCATACCAGCTTTGTGGAAGACGCACACACCGTGGAAGCGCTCAGTGAGATGGGGAGCGTCGAGCGGCTGTGCTCGGGGGCAAAATCTCTGGTTGGGTCTGACATCGAATCGGTGATGTGGACCTCTACCAGCGCCAGCTTTGTCCTTGGCCTGGACGGGATCAGCGAGCAGATCGAGACGCTTGAGAAAATCCTGGGCGTGCCCGCATCAACCACCGCAATGGCATTCGCCCGGGCTGTGAAAACCATCAACGCCAAAAAAGTGGCCATCGCCGCCACCTATCCCGAAGACGTTGCCAGCCGATTCCGCCAGTTCCTCAGCCACTTCGGCATCGAGGTGGTCCACCTGTCCGGCCAGGGCATTGTGACCGCCGCGGAAGTGGGCACCCTTAAGAAAGAAGATGTAATCGAGCTGGCACTGGCGAACAACCGGGACGACGCTGACGCCCTGCTGATTCCGGACACCGCCCTGCACTCAGCCGCCTGGCTGACGGATCTGGAACAGACGATCGGAAAGCCGGTGCTGACAGCCAACCAGGTGAGCTTCTGGGAGGCTCTGCGGTTATGTGGAAAACTGACGCCACAAAGGGGGCTGGGGCATTTGTTCGAAGCCTAG